The following proteins are encoded in a genomic region of Neomonachus schauinslandi chromosome 7, ASM220157v2, whole genome shotgun sequence:
- the LOC110591139 gene encoding protocadherin alpha-C1 translates to MAGWKVAVLCLWVSCGSAAGQLEYSVLEETERGVAVGNVSADLGLSAAALSLRNFRFLSGHREPYFGVDLASGGLVVLEPADRERLCETKAVCVLTYELVLEDPLELHTMRVHVVDTNDNSPFFPAGDVQLHIPEFLMPGARFTLPNAQDVDEGSNGVLSYSLSPSQHFRLIMGSQVDGSEYPELVLAKALDREQRATHQLVLSARDGGQPARSGDARVTIIVVDTNDNAPVFERTVYRAKVPETAPNGTVLLRVQASDPDEGSSGEIRYSLSNSTRAALRHHFYVHPGTGEVRVAASLGPPETLLEAYIEARDEGTFGLASTVKLLVEVTDVNDHAPEVNLLTLSSSVSEDAAPGTVIALLSLRDEDLGPNGKVVCSMSSGGPFKLKASFDNYYSLLTDGPLDREQVSEYQVLITASDGGSPPLSTRKTLTVSVADVNDNSPSFAQPQQELFVAENNGPGASLGCVFAQDPDLGKNGLVFYELLDIISERQTASSLVAVESSSGAITAKTSFDFEQLRGFHFQVEARDGGIPPRSATVTVNLFVVDRNDNAPVILVPVPRNGSIPVEIVPRSARSGHLVTKVVAEDADSGSNAWLSYHISQATDSSLFRISASMGELRTARLILPSDAVKQRMVVVVRDQGDPSLSSSVTLGVLLSNSAPQVLPDFEDTWETGGHLSTQNLYLVIALACISFLFLGWLLFFLCIKVNQSPVCCSQRCCRSPEELRYARKMASSPCMLSATVDVTTVERLSQTYLYQASLGLGSDNNSLLLRGEYSTADLRNLATGVGLNLPISCIHIRNRKGDHINVNAMVSKFLEI, encoded by the coding sequence ATGGCGGGCTGGAAGGTGGCGGTTTTATGTCTGTGGGTCTCCTGCGGCTCTGCCGCCGGACAGCTGGAATACTCAGTGTTGGAGGAGACCGAGCGGGGCGTAGCCGTAGGCAATGTTTCCGCGGACTTGGGGCTGTCAGCGGCCGCTCTGTCCTTGAGGAACTTTCGCTTCCTTTCCGGCCACCGCGAGCCCTACTTCGGGGTGGATCTGGCCAGCGGTGGCTTGGTGGTCCTAGAGCCGGCGGACCGCGAACGGCTGTGCGAGACCAAAGCTGTCTGCGTCTTGACCTATGAGCTGGTGCTCGAGGACCCGCTGGAGCTACACACGATGCGAGTTCACGTCGTGGACACCAACGACAACTCGCCTTTCTTCCCTGCCGGCGACGTGCAGCTGCACATCCCCGAGTTCCTGATGCCGGGAGCCCGCTTTACTCTCCCTAATGCCCAAGATGTTGACGAGGGAAGCAACGGGGTCCTAAGCTACAGTCTGAGCCCCAGCCAGCACTTTCGCCTGATCATGGGATCGCAGGTGGACGGCAGTGAATACCCGGAGTTGGTATTAGCGAAAGCGCTGGATCGGGAGCAGCGCGCCACCCACCAGCTGGTGCTCAGCGCTAGGGACGGCGGGCAGCCCGCGCGCTCCGGAGACGCACGAGTTACCATCATAGTGGTGGACACAAACGACAATGCGCCTGTATTTGAGCGCACAGTGTACCGCGCCAAGGTACCAGAGACTGCACCGAACGGGACTGTGTTACTACGAGTTCAGGCCTCGGACCCGGATGAAGGCTCCAGTGGGGAAATCCGGTACTCCTTAAGCAACAGCACGCGAGCAGCGCTGCGACACCACTTTTACGTGCACCCTGGAACTGGGGAGGTGCGGGTAGCTGCTTCACTAGGTCCACCTGAAACGTTGTTGGAGGCGTACATTGAGGCGAGGGATGAGGGCACCTTCGGTTTAGCTAGTACTGTCAAACTGCTGGTGGAAGTGACGGATGTGAATGATCATGCCCCCGAGGTGAATCTCCTGACTCTGTCCAGTTCAGTTTCTGAGGACGCTGCCCCTGGCACAGTGATTGCTCTCCTCAGTCTCAGGGATGAGGATCTCGGTCCCAACGGTAAGGTCGTTTGTAGCATGTCCAGTGGAGGCCCTTTTAAGCTGAAGGCTTCCTTTGACAACTACTACAGCTTGCTGACTGATGGGCCGCTGGACCGGGAGCAGGTCAGCGAATACCAGGTCCTGATCACTGCCTCAGATGGTGGCTCACCCCCCTTGAGCACCCGCAAGACACTGACTGTGTCTGTTGCTGATGTGAATGACAATTCACCAAGCTTTGCTCAACCACAACAGGAACTTTTTGTGGCTGAAAACAATGGTCCTGGGGCCTCTCTAGGCTGTGTGTTTGCCCAGGATCCCGACCTGGGGAAGAATGGCCTTGTCTTCTATGAGCTGTTGGATATTATCTCTGAAAGGCAGACAGCCTCTAGCTTGGTGGCAGTAGAATCATCCAGCGGGGCTATCACTGCCAAAACGTCCTTTGACTTTGAGCAGCTCAGGGGGTTTCACTTCCAAGTGGAAGCCCGGGATGGTGGCATTCCTCCCAGGAGTGCAACAGTGACTGTGAACTTGTTTGTGGTAGATAGGAATGACAATGCTCCAGTCATCTTGGTTCCCGTGCCCAGAAATGGCTCCATTCCAGTGGAAATTGTGCCCCGCTCTGCCAGAAGTGGACACTTGGTCACAAAAGTGGTAGCAGAGGATGCAGACAGTGGCTCTAATGCTTGGCTTTCCTACCATATTTCTCAGGCTACTGACTCCAGCCTTTTCAGAATTTCAGCCAGTATGGGAGAGCTCCGAACTGCCCGATTAATTCTTCCCAGTGATGCGGTTAAACAGAGGATGGTGGTCGTGGTTCGGGACCAGGGAGACCCATCACTTTCCTCTTCTGTCACATTGGGTGTACTGTTGAGCAACTCTGCCCCTCAGGTCCTTCCAGACTTTGAAGATACCTGGGAAACAGGAGGCCACCTTTCTACCCAGAACCTGTACTTAGTAATTGCTCTGgcctgtatttcctttttatttctggggtggttacttttctttttgtgcaTCAAGGTGAACCAGAGCCCAGTTTGCTGTTCTCAAAGGTGCTGTCGCTCCCCAGAGGAACTGAGGTATGCGAGGAAGATGGCTTCGAGTCCTTGTATGTTATCAGCCACAGTAGACGTCACTACAGTTGAGAGACTTTCTCAGACCTATCTCTATCAGGCCTCTCTAGGACTTGGTTCTGATAATAACAGTTTGCTGTTGCGTGGGGAATACAGTACTGCTGACCTAAGAAATCTGGCTACGGGGGTAGGATTGAATTTGCCAATATCCTGCATTCATATTCGGAATAGGAAAGGGGATCACATAAATGTCAATGCCATGGTAAGCAAATTTTTGGAGATTTGA